A window from Myripristis murdjan chromosome 11, fMyrMur1.1, whole genome shotgun sequence encodes these proteins:
- the LOC115367267 gene encoding uncharacterized protein LOC115367267, with amino-acid sequence MSGENTGPSRDLMQGDSDEDSMPGPSMSEEEASRFEESQADEENLEGTGGENEGASRDLTQGDSDEESMTGPSVNEDDPSDPGENLSDDGVIAGSQGAEEDLIQVEADADSMPVSSEDKPTDDLLFPGASFTKKETVLMLMSYVLRHNLTSEAVSHLLEMFNIMFPGLILASHYLFNKEFGSYSDFDVHFYCENCLTYFGIRADCPSQCNSCNTVFDAEANLKKGIYLIVLPLYGQIKQLLEVHDVTLNEKTTTTGVFSDTESGQEYQKLCDTGVLRKDDLSLIWNCDGAPVFKSSKCSIWPIQCQIIELKPEVRKKHVLVSALWFGPGKPSVFTLLTPFVKEASLLEKKGVEWQDVQGNNRISKVFVLISSCDSVARPMLRNTRQFNGRYGCDFCYHEGGKNYPYQNLNLEMKKIITGMQWLVQRKPQCMESKGHLL; translated from the exons ATGAGCGGTGAAAACACAGGACCTAGTAGAGACTTGATGCAAGGAGATTCTGATGAAGACAGCATGCCTGGGCCTTCAATG agtgaggaagaggcaTCTCGTTTTGAGGAGAGCCAGGCTGATGAGGAGAATCTTGAGGGCACGGGCGGTGAAAACGAAGGAGCCAGTAGAGACTTGACGCAGGgagattcagatgaagaaagCATGACTGGGCCTTCAGTG AATGAGGACGATCCATCAGATCCTGGAGAGAACCTGtctgatgatggtgtgattgcTGGAAGTCAAGGAGCCGAGGAAGATTTGATTCAAGTTGAAGCTGATGCGGACAGCATGCCTGTGTCTTCAGAAGACAAACCAACAGATGATCTGTTGTTTCCTGGGGcaagttttacaaaaaaagagactgtATTGATGCTGATGTCTTATGTGTTACGGCATAATTTAACCAGCGAAGCAGTAAGTCACTTATTGGAAATGTTTAACATAATGTTTCCAGGTCTTATCCTGGCATCACATTACCTCTTCAACAAAGAATTTGGTAGTTACTCTGATTTTGATGTTCACTTCTATTGTGAAAACTGTCTGACATACTTTGGCATTAGAGCAGACTGCCCTTCTCAGTGTAACTCATGCAACACAGTTTTTGACGCTGAAGCAAATTTAAAGAAGGGCATTTACTTAATTGTTTTGCCACTTTATGGACAGATAAAGCAACTGTTAGAAGTACATGATGTAACTCTTAATGAGAAAACTACAACCACTGGGGTTTTTTCTGACACAGAGTCTGGTCAAGAATATCAAAAACTATGTGACACTGGAGTTCTCAGAAAGGATGATTTGTCTCTTATTTGGAACTGTGATGGTGCACCAGTCTTCAAGAGTTCCAAATGTAGCATTTGGCCCATCCAGTGTCAGATAATAGAGCTAAAACCAgaagtgaggaaaaaacatgttttggtgtcagcGTTGTGGTTTGGGCCAGGTAAACCATCTGTATTTACATTACTAACACCCTTTGTTAAAGAGGCCTCACTGTTGGAGAAGAAAGGTGTTGAATGGCAAGATGTTCAGGGAAACAATCGCATCTCAAAAGTGTTTGTTCTAATCTCGAGCTGTGACTCGGTTGCTCGTCCGATGCTACGTAACACAAGGCAGTTCAATGGTCGCTATGGTTGTGACTTTTGTTACCATGAAGGCGGTAAAAACTATCCGTACCAGAACCTAAacttagaaatgaaaaagatcATTACAGGCATGCAATGGTTGGTACAGAGAAAACCCCAGTGTATGGAGTCAAAGGGCCATCTCCTTTAA